In the genome of Actinomadura graeca, one region contains:
- the carB gene encoding carbamoyl-phosphate synthase large subunit, producing the protein MPKRSDIESVLVIGAGPIVIGQACEFDYSGTQACRVLREEGLRVVLVNSNPATIMTDPEFADATYVEPITLEYVEKVIARERPDVLLPTLGGQTALNTAVALSEAGILDEYGVELIGADIDAISAAEDRERFKGIVASIGAESARSTICRSADDCAAGVAGLGGYPVVVRPSFTMGGAGSGLVRDEAELRAVAGAGLRLSPAGEVLLEESLLGWKEFELELMRDRNDNVVVVCSIENLDPMGVHTGDSITVAPALTLTDREYQHMRDVGIAAIRAVGVDTGGCNIQFAVHPGTGRVIVIEMNPRVSRSSALASKATGFPIAKIAAKLAIGYTLDEIPNDVTRRTPASFEPVLDYVVVKVPRFAFEKFPHADPVLTTTMKSIGEAMSLGRNFPEALQKALRSLERDPAGFDFAPGLRAPGDAEALVAEAAVPSEHRIHTVMAALRSGATVARLAGATGIDPWFLDQMTLIGEIADELAAAAEPGRELLRHAKRHGFSDAQIARIRSTDEETVRRVRHSLGIRPVYKTVDTCAAEFEASTPYHYSSYDEETEVAPRERTAVIILGSGPNRIGQGIEFDYSCVHASFALRSAGYETVMVNCNPETVSTDYSTSDRLYFEPLTLEDVLEVVDAERRAGPLAGVVIQFGGQTPLNLARGLADAGVTILGTGPEAIHLTEDRGAFGRILREAGLPAPEHGTAATLPEAEAVAERIGFPVLVRPSYVLGGRGMQVVPDRAALAAYLDRSAGLVSEHPVLIDRFLAGAIEIDVDALYDGGELYMGGVMEHVEEAGVHSGDSACALPPITLDRLDVARLRSSTEAIAHAVGVRGLINIQFALADGVLYVLEANPRASRTVPFVAKATAVPLTKAAARIGLGTGIARLRAEGLLPAEGDGAELPPEAPCAVKEAVLPWDRFRRPDGRPVDVALGPEMRSTGEVMGIGTGFGDAFARSQAAAGAALPATGRVFVAAAGRDRRSVVFPVKRLAELGFEILAAEDTAGLLRRAGVPAAPEPAAERLVLAGGIDLVVDTAGADSHRVRAAAVSAGRPCITTVAALGAAVQAIEALGWKQGEVRSLQEYAADARAHAATGHSTALLR; encoded by the coding sequence ATGCCCAAGCGTTCTGACATCGAGTCCGTGCTGGTCATCGGCGCGGGACCGATCGTGATCGGCCAGGCGTGCGAGTTCGACTACTCGGGCACCCAGGCGTGCCGGGTGCTGCGCGAGGAGGGGCTGCGCGTCGTCCTGGTGAACTCCAACCCCGCGACGATCATGACGGATCCGGAGTTCGCCGACGCCACCTACGTGGAGCCGATCACCCTGGAGTACGTCGAGAAGGTCATCGCCCGGGAGCGGCCGGACGTGCTGCTGCCCACCCTCGGCGGCCAGACCGCGCTCAACACGGCGGTGGCCCTGTCCGAGGCGGGGATCCTGGACGAGTACGGGGTCGAGCTCATCGGCGCGGACATCGACGCGATCTCCGCGGCGGAGGACCGGGAGCGGTTCAAGGGGATCGTCGCGTCGATCGGGGCGGAGTCGGCCCGCTCCACGATCTGCCGTTCGGCCGACGACTGCGCGGCCGGGGTGGCGGGGCTCGGCGGCTACCCCGTGGTGGTCCGGCCGTCCTTCACCATGGGCGGCGCAGGGTCGGGGCTGGTCCGCGACGAGGCCGAGCTCCGCGCCGTCGCGGGCGCCGGCCTGCGGCTCTCACCCGCGGGCGAGGTGCTGCTGGAGGAGTCGCTCCTCGGCTGGAAGGAGTTCGAGCTGGAGCTCATGCGCGACCGGAACGACAACGTGGTCGTGGTGTGCTCGATCGAGAACCTCGACCCGATGGGCGTGCACACCGGCGACTCGATCACCGTCGCGCCCGCGCTGACGCTGACCGACCGCGAGTACCAGCACATGCGGGACGTGGGCATCGCGGCGATCCGCGCCGTCGGCGTCGACACCGGCGGCTGCAACATCCAGTTCGCCGTGCACCCGGGGACGGGACGCGTGATCGTCATCGAGATGAACCCGCGCGTATCGCGGTCGTCGGCGCTGGCGTCCAAGGCCACCGGCTTCCCCATCGCCAAGATCGCCGCGAAGCTCGCCATCGGGTACACCCTGGACGAGATCCCCAACGACGTCACCCGGCGGACCCCGGCGTCCTTCGAGCCCGTGCTCGACTACGTCGTCGTCAAGGTCCCGCGGTTCGCCTTCGAGAAGTTCCCGCACGCGGACCCGGTCCTCACCACGACGATGAAGTCGATCGGCGAGGCGATGTCCCTCGGCCGCAACTTCCCCGAGGCGCTGCAGAAGGCGCTGCGGTCGCTCGAACGGGACCCCGCCGGGTTCGACTTCGCGCCCGGCCTCCGCGCGCCCGGCGACGCCGAGGCGCTGGTGGCCGAGGCCGCCGTGCCGTCCGAGCACCGGATCCACACGGTCATGGCCGCCCTGCGGTCCGGTGCGACGGTCGCCCGGCTGGCCGGGGCGACCGGCATCGACCCGTGGTTCCTCGACCAGATGACCCTCATCGGCGAGATCGCCGACGAGCTCGCCGCCGCGGCCGAGCCGGGCCGGGAGCTGCTGCGGCACGCCAAGAGGCACGGCTTCTCCGACGCGCAGATCGCGCGGATCCGGTCGACGGACGAGGAGACCGTCCGCCGCGTCCGCCATTCCCTGGGCATCCGGCCCGTGTACAAGACCGTCGACACCTGCGCCGCCGAGTTCGAGGCGTCCACTCCGTACCACTACTCCTCCTACGACGAGGAGACCGAGGTCGCGCCGCGCGAGCGGACCGCCGTGATCATCCTCGGGTCCGGGCCGAACCGCATCGGGCAGGGCATCGAGTTCGACTACTCCTGCGTCCACGCCTCCTTCGCGCTTCGCTCGGCGGGCTACGAGACCGTCATGGTCAACTGCAACCCCGAGACGGTGTCGACCGACTACAGCACCTCCGACCGGCTCTACTTCGAGCCGCTGACGCTGGAGGACGTTCTCGAGGTCGTGGACGCCGAGCGGCGGGCGGGCCCGCTGGCCGGTGTGGTCATCCAGTTCGGCGGGCAGACGCCGCTGAACCTGGCACGAGGGCTGGCGGACGCCGGTGTCACGATCCTCGGCACCGGTCCCGAGGCGATCCACCTGACCGAGGACCGCGGGGCGTTCGGCCGGATCCTGCGGGAGGCGGGGCTGCCCGCGCCCGAGCACGGGACCGCGGCCACCCTCCCCGAGGCGGAGGCGGTCGCGGAGCGGATCGGCTTCCCCGTCCTGGTGCGGCCCTCCTACGTGCTCGGCGGGCGCGGTATGCAGGTGGTGCCCGACCGGGCGGCCCTGGCGGCCTACCTGGACCGGAGCGCCGGGCTGGTCTCCGAGCACCCGGTGCTGATCGACCGGTTCCTCGCCGGCGCGATCGAGATCGACGTGGACGCGCTGTACGACGGCGGGGAACTGTACATGGGCGGGGTCATGGAGCACGTCGAGGAGGCGGGCGTCCACTCCGGCGACTCGGCCTGCGCGCTGCCGCCGATCACCCTCGACCGCCTGGACGTCGCGCGGCTGCGGTCCTCGACGGAGGCGATCGCGCACGCGGTGGGCGTGCGCGGGTTGATCAACATCCAGTTCGCGCTCGCCGACGGCGTCCTGTACGTGCTGGAGGCCAACCCGCGCGCCTCGCGGACCGTGCCGTTCGTGGCGAAGGCCACGGCGGTGCCGCTGACGAAGGCGGCGGCCCGGATCGGGCTCGGGACGGGCATCGCGCGGCTGCGCGCCGAGGGCCTGCTCCCGGCCGAGGGGGACGGCGCGGAGCTCCCGCCGGAAGCCCCGTGCGCGGTCAAGGAGGCGGTGCTGCCGTGGGACCGGTTCCGCAGGCCGGACGGCCGGCCCGTGGACGTGGCGCTGGGGCCGGAGATGCGCTCGACCGGGGAGGTCATGGGCATCGGGACCGGGTTCGGCGACGCCTTCGCCAGGTCCCAGGCGGCGGCGGGGGCCGCGCTGCCGGCCACCGGCCGTGTCTTCGTGGCGGCCGCGGGACGGGACCGGCGCTCGGTCGTGTTCCCGGTCAAGCGGCTCGCCGAGCTCGGCTTCGAGATCCTCGCGGCCGAGGACACCGCCGGCCTGCTGCGCCGCGCCGGCGTCCCGGCGGCGCCCGAGCCGGCGGCGGAGCGGCTCGTCCTCGCGGGCGGGATCGACCTGGTCGTGGACACCGCGGGCGCGGACTCCCACCGGGTGCGGGCCGCCGCGGTGTCCGCGGGGCGCCCGTGCATCACCACGGTCGCGGCGCTCGGCGCCGCCGTCCAGGCCATCGAGGCGCTCGGCTGGAAGCAGGGCGAGGTGCGCTCCCTCCAGGAGTACGCGGCGGACGCCCGCGCCCACGCGGCCACCGGGCACTCCACCGCACTCCTGAGATGA
- a CDS encoding sulfite exporter TauE/SafE family protein — protein MSPLEMVVVALAGVFAGGINTVVGSGTLVAFPALLAVGYPPVVANVSNSLGLAPGSLSGAYGYRDELRGQHGRVRRLLPASLAGAVTGASLLLVLPADAFSAIVPVLILVALVLVAAQPFLVRRLASRPERRHEHGGLLLWTGVLLGGVYGGYFGAAQGVLLLGLMGVLVPEERLQRMNALKNLLVAMVNLTAGIVFVFVAHVAWTAVLLLGAGSVVGGQIGARVGRRLPPAALRAVIVVVGVAAVVKLNL, from the coding sequence ATGTCCCCTCTTGAGATGGTCGTGGTCGCGCTCGCCGGGGTGTTCGCCGGCGGCATCAACACCGTCGTCGGATCCGGCACGCTGGTGGCTTTCCCCGCGCTGCTCGCTGTGGGCTACCCGCCGGTCGTCGCGAACGTCTCCAACAGCCTCGGCCTGGCACCCGGCTCGCTGAGCGGCGCCTACGGCTACCGCGACGAGCTGCGCGGCCAGCATGGGAGGGTGCGGCGGCTCCTGCCCGCCTCGCTCGCCGGCGCGGTCACCGGCGCGTCGCTGCTGCTGGTCCTGCCAGCGGACGCCTTCTCGGCGATCGTGCCCGTGCTCATCCTCGTCGCGCTGGTGCTGGTGGCGGCCCAGCCCTTCCTGGTCCGCCGGCTCGCCTCGCGGCCGGAGCGGCGGCACGAGCACGGCGGCCTCCTCCTGTGGACGGGCGTGCTCCTGGGCGGCGTCTACGGCGGCTACTTCGGAGCCGCGCAGGGCGTGCTCCTGCTCGGGCTGATGGGCGTGCTCGTCCCCGAGGAACGCCTCCAGCGGATGAACGCCCTGAAGAACCTGCTCGTCGCGATGGTCAACCTGACGGCCGGGATCGTCTTCGTCTTCGTGGCGCACGTGGCCTGGACCGCGGTGCTGCTGCTCGGGGCGGGGTCGGTGGTCGGCGGCCAGATCGGCGCGCGGGTCGGGCGCAGGCTGCCGCCGGCCGCCCTCCGGGCGGTCATCGTGGTCGTCGGCGTCGCCGCCGTCGTGAAGCTGAACCTCTGA
- a CDS encoding LysR family transcriptional regulator codes for MHVEIRHLRVISQLAETGSITRAAASLGVSQPTLSKQLLRMEKAFGGPLFVRSRHGIALTALGRHVVARARGVLTDMDDLLATLPGSGTRTGLRLGTHSHILLGRWLRLLEAGLPHRTVTTSLDYSGAVLTHLLAKDQVDVVLMGRPASPHAPPCPPGTAERLITVEPCGVALPSGHPLAARGRVRLADLADETWIPPQGGDDGGTAMLRAACEDAGFTPRFRHADMEMSGIIGFIAAGLAIALAAPTWKPAEGITVVALDGHATDAYRVIRWRTATITNAEIDVLHRTHHELYDAVIRRHVATLPWLADHPDARPRTLDRPT; via the coding sequence ATGCACGTTGAAATACGCCACCTGCGCGTGATCAGCCAGCTCGCCGAGACGGGGAGCATCACGCGCGCCGCGGCGAGCCTGGGCGTCTCCCAGCCCACGCTCAGCAAGCAGCTCCTCCGGATGGAGAAGGCGTTCGGCGGGCCGCTGTTCGTCCGCAGCCGCCACGGCATCGCCCTCACCGCGCTCGGCCGGCACGTCGTGGCGCGCGCCCGCGGGGTGCTGACCGACATGGACGACCTGCTCGCGACCCTGCCCGGCAGCGGCACCCGCACCGGCCTCAGGCTCGGCACCCACTCCCACATCCTGCTCGGGCGCTGGCTGCGCCTGCTGGAGGCCGGGCTGCCGCACCGCACCGTCACCACCAGCCTGGACTACTCCGGCGCCGTCCTCACCCACCTCCTCGCCAAGGACCAGGTCGACGTGGTCCTCATGGGACGCCCCGCCAGCCCGCACGCGCCGCCGTGCCCGCCCGGCACCGCCGAGCGCCTGATCACGGTCGAGCCCTGCGGGGTCGCGCTGCCGTCCGGGCACCCGCTCGCCGCCCGGGGCCGCGTCCGCCTGGCCGATCTCGCCGATGAGACCTGGATCCCCCCGCAGGGAGGCGACGACGGGGGCACCGCCATGCTGCGCGCCGCGTGCGAGGACGCCGGGTTCACGCCCCGCTTCCGCCACGCCGACATGGAGATGAGCGGCATCATCGGCTTCATCGCGGCCGGGCTGGCGATCGCCCTCGCCGCGCCCACCTGGAAGCCCGCCGAGGGGATCACCGTCGTCGCCCTCGACGGGCACGCCACCGACGCCTACCGCGTCATCCGCTGGCGCACGGCCACCATCACGAACGCCGAGATCGACGTCCTTCACCGCACACACCACGAGCTGTACGACGCCGTCATCCGGCGCCACGTCGCCACCCTGCCCTGGCTCGCCGACCACCCCGACGCGCGTCCCCGGACACTCGACCGCCCCACGTAG
- a CDS encoding PLP-dependent cysteine synthase family protein, translating to MSGTRMPELLDVIGRTPAIRLRNLTLDGEAQLIAKLENTNPAGSLKDRPAWHIVEYAERAGLLRPGGTIIESSSGNFSIALAMIGASRGYRVIAVVDPKLTPTNRGLLEAFGSEIVVVDEPDDSGSYHKTRIAYANRLHREIRNSFRPDQCFNPLNSRAHYRTTARELLAQTRRLTAVVCTVSTGGQLGGIAKAVKERAPHVAVIGVDVWGSTVFGGEPHPYLVPGVGLSWTPSNLSDLSLVDRVYKVTDEDAFRACRTLVRSEGLFAGVSTGAALTVALAEAMRARPGRQVAFLAADRGERYLATAFNDDWLKAHGLTTATAPEGLRARARELVPHSTRPAAECANHRPGLAAELGCPSIVLARSEWR from the coding sequence ATGAGCGGCACCCGTATGCCCGAGCTCCTGGACGTCATCGGGCGGACACCGGCGATACGCCTGCGCAATCTCACGTTGGACGGTGAGGCGCAACTGATCGCCAAACTGGAGAACACCAATCCCGCGGGCAGCCTGAAAGACCGTCCCGCCTGGCACATCGTCGAGTACGCCGAGCGGGCCGGGCTGCTGCGCCCCGGCGGGACGATCATCGAATCGTCGTCGGGGAACTTCTCCATCGCACTGGCGATGATCGGCGCGTCGCGCGGTTATCGCGTGATCGCCGTCGTCGATCCCAAACTCACGCCGACCAACCGCGGTCTGCTGGAGGCGTTCGGCTCGGAGATCGTCGTCGTCGACGAGCCCGACGACTCGGGCTCGTACCACAAGACGCGGATCGCCTACGCCAACCGGCTGCACCGGGAAATACGGAACTCGTTCCGTCCCGACCAGTGTTTCAACCCGCTCAACAGCCGGGCGCATTACCGGACGACCGCCCGCGAGCTGCTCGCGCAGACCCGGCGGCTGACGGCGGTGGTGTGCACCGTCTCCACCGGGGGGCAGCTCGGCGGCATCGCCAAGGCCGTCAAGGAGCGCGCCCCGCACGTCGCGGTGATCGGCGTCGACGTGTGGGGCTCCACCGTCTTCGGGGGCGAGCCGCACCCCTACCTGGTGCCGGGCGTGGGGCTGAGCTGGACGCCGTCCAACCTCTCGGACCTGTCGCTGGTCGACCGGGTCTACAAGGTGACCGACGAGGACGCCTTCCGCGCCTGCCGGACGCTGGTGCGCAGCGAGGGCCTGTTCGCCGGGGTCTCGACCGGCGCGGCCCTGACCGTCGCGCTGGCCGAGGCGATGCGCGCCCGCCCGGGACGGCAGGTCGCCTTCCTGGCGGCCGACCGCGGCGAGCGGTACCTGGCCACGGCGTTCAACGACGACTGGCTGAAGGCGCACGGGCTCACCACCGCGACCGCGCCCGAGGGACTCCGCGCACGCGCGCGCGAACTCGTGCCCCACTCGACCAGGCCGGCCGCCGAGTGCGCGAACCACCGGCCGGGCCTGGCCGCCGAGCTCGGCTGTCCGAGCATCGTGCTGGCCCGCTCCGAGTGGCGGTGA
- a CDS encoding MFS transporter — MLTLLRERAFRRLWLSYSASAAATGMMPTALTLAVLDASAGLSALGLVLGARTLGFVIGSLPGGVIADRYPRAAVLTVSSAVRGGATAVVGLWADLPLLAVCAAICCAGAGEGTFRSAYQALVAELVDEDRLHQANAATTLSLRIWLVGGPTAAVALYTQFGRGASLTIAAALWLGSALLTVTVPAGRPSPPPAGARANALAEFREGLAEARRHRWFLAGITALVFWLALGEAAKYVMLPVVSQQRFGSNALIGAALGAYSCGAIAGALLMSRWRPRRVGVPAMVMLGCYGLVPLSLAHASHSWTIIAACALGGVGIEVFNIPWFTAIQREVPAGLQARISSLDFLVSYGMSPVGFAVIPVAVGALGATAVLDAAGLLVIGSALAALLVPGTTRFSDPRAGEVGTPEPQAGKAGAGSG, encoded by the coding sequence ATGCTCACCCTCCTGCGCGAGCGGGCGTTCCGCCGGTTGTGGCTGAGCTACTCGGCCTCGGCGGCGGCGACCGGGATGATGCCCACGGCCCTGACGCTGGCCGTCCTGGACGCCTCCGCCGGGCTCTCGGCGCTCGGCCTGGTCCTGGGCGCGCGGACCCTCGGATTCGTCATCGGCTCCCTCCCCGGCGGGGTCATCGCCGACCGGTATCCCCGCGCGGCCGTGCTGACGGTCTCCAGCGCGGTCCGCGGCGGCGCCACGGCGGTGGTCGGGCTCTGGGCGGACCTGCCGCTCCTGGCCGTCTGCGCCGCGATCTGCTGCGCGGGCGCGGGCGAGGGCACCTTCCGCAGCGCCTACCAGGCCCTCGTCGCCGAGCTCGTCGACGAGGACCGGCTGCACCAGGCCAACGCCGCCACCACGCTCAGCCTGCGGATCTGGCTGGTGGGCGGCCCCACCGCGGCCGTGGCGCTCTACACGCAGTTCGGACGGGGCGCCAGCCTGACGATCGCGGCCGCGCTGTGGCTGGGCTCGGCGCTGCTGACCGTCACCGTCCCCGCCGGGCGCCCGTCTCCCCCGCCGGCGGGCGCGCGGGCGAACGCGCTGGCGGAGTTCCGGGAGGGGCTGGCCGAGGCGCGCCGCCACCGCTGGTTCCTCGCCGGCATCACCGCCCTGGTGTTCTGGCTCGCGCTCGGCGAGGCCGCCAAGTACGTGATGCTGCCCGTGGTCAGCCAGCAGCGGTTCGGCTCCAACGCGCTCATCGGTGCCGCCCTCGGCGCCTACTCGTGCGGCGCGATCGCGGGCGCCCTGCTGATGAGCCGCTGGCGGCCCCGCCGCGTGGGCGTGCCCGCCATGGTCATGCTGGGCTGCTACGGCCTCGTCCCGCTCTCCCTCGCGCACGCCTCCCACAGCTGGACGATCATCGCCGCCTGCGCCCTCGGCGGGGTGGGCATCGAGGTCTTCAACATCCCGTGGTTCACCGCGATCCAGCGGGAGGTCCCCGCCGGCCTCCAGGCCCGCATCTCGTCGCTGGACTTCCTGGTCTCCTACGGCATGAGCCCGGTCGGCTTCGCCGTCATCCCCGTCGCCGTCGGTGCCCTGGGGGCCACGGCGGTCCTGGACGCCGCCGGCCTCCTGGTCATCGGCAGCGCGCTGGCGGCCCTCCTCGTCCCCGGGACGACCCGGTTCAGCGACCCGCGCGCCGGGGAGGTGGGAACGCCGGAGCCCCAGGCGGGCAAAGCCGGGGCCGGGTCCGGGTGA